From Granulicella sp. WH15, the proteins below share one genomic window:
- the rplQ gene encoding 50S ribosomal protein L17 — translation MRHRNGGFKLGRNTSHRRAMLRNLVTSIILHDRVETTITKCKASRPIVEKMITLGKKGDVHSRRQALAYLMTDEAVTRLFSVVSPRYATRPGGYLRIVRTSTRKGDAAELAVVELLGAEQELNEKAQKRAEAREKKREELQKQMEEQNPPAEPTE, via the coding sequence ATGCGTCACCGCAACGGCGGCTTTAAGCTTGGCCGCAACACCTCACACCGTCGCGCCATGCTGCGCAACCTCGTTACCTCGATCATCCTGCACGACCGTGTCGAGACCACCATCACCAAGTGCAAGGCCAGCCGTCCTATCGTCGAGAAGATGATTACGCTCGGCAAGAAGGGTGACGTTCACTCGCGTCGCCAGGCGCTGGCTTACCTGATGACCGACGAGGCCGTTACGCGTCTCTTCAGCGTCGTCTCGCCGCGCTACGCGACCCGGCCGGGTGGCTACCTGCGCATCGTCCGCACCAGCACCCGCAAGGGCGACGCAGCCGAGCTGGCTGTGGTCGAGCTGCTCGGAGCCGAGCAGGAGCTGAACGAGAAGGCACAGAAGCGCGCAGAGGCTCGCGAGAAGAAGCGCGAGGAGCTGCAAAAGCAGATGGAAGAGCAGAATCCGCCTGCCGAGCCGACCGAGTAG
- the rpsK gene encoding 30S ribosomal protein S11, giving the protein MAKTQNQQKSGKAAAGKGKKFKKRERKNVPYGLVFIQASFNNTIVTITDQTGNTLSWKSSGSLGFRGSRKGTPFAAQQAAVGAANAARDHGLRSVDVRVSGPGSGRESAIRALATAGIDVRSIRDVTPMPHNGCRPPKRRRV; this is encoded by the coding sequence ATGGCGAAGACACAGAATCAGCAGAAGAGCGGCAAGGCTGCCGCTGGCAAGGGCAAGAAGTTCAAGAAGCGCGAGCGGAAAAATGTTCCGTACGGCCTGGTCTTCATTCAGGCTTCGTTCAACAACACCATCGTCACCATCACCGACCAGACCGGCAACACGCTGAGCTGGAAGAGCTCGGGCTCGCTCGGCTTCCGCGGCTCCCGCAAGGGAACCCCGTTTGCCGCGCAGCAGGCCGCTGTGGGCGCTGCCAATGCGGCCCGCGACCACGGTCTCCGTTCGGTCGATGTGCGCGTCTCGGGCCCCGGCTCGGGCCGTGAGTCCGCGATCCGCGCGCTCGCGACCGCCGGTATCGATGTGCGCAGCATCCGCGACGTTACGCCGATGCCGCACAACGGCTGCCGTCCGCCGAAGCGCCGCCGCGTCTGA
- the infB gene encoding translation initiation factor IF-2, whose product MSKVRINDLARELEVKSRPILDALEALGVTGKTHSSSIEEDQAERVRGYFNGGNRGSSANRPAEPARRFNLSNVSKPGDAMRAILERKQAENAAKNAPPQRPAVVAAPVAAAPAVSVARPAVAAPVAGAPATSVVAAPAPTAVPVAPAAPAAATPVATAPVAPRVQPPVAAAPAPNTPPAPRRIVPLPNQGARIVAPPPAAGGPAIASRPPAQTVVVRPPVAGATPANSPLSRPAGTAPVVVAAPAPRPAVAAPVAAASPTPAATPVAAAPAAPAAAQPAAPAPATPVAEPVAAATAPAAEAPAAPAPPATPAAPARRIIMPQTGPRPIYTAPAPVPGAPPRGRPIFERPRPGSMGGPGAPGSRPGMGGPMAPGARRPMHPTRSYPGGPSGPGGPGGPPRPGFAPGSRPGFPPRPGFGGPRPGGAPGAPGAMPGPGETPGGQRPARPGQRRGGQRYEKVKEGPMKGFQPPPRYGGIQMSREPLPITKTITVTEGISVKDLAEKLDVRGKDLIAILLMKGVFVTVNQSLDGELVKDVARQFGADAQVISVEEQLENEAIEGFLEDTTGMVEIVRAPVVTIMGHVDHGKTSLLDAIRSTDVAGGEAGGITQHIGAYKVHVTKPDSPAFGREIVFLDTPGHEAFTRMRARGAKVTDIVVIVVAADDGVMPQTLEAIDHARAAKVPIIVAVNKIDKPDANPAKIIQQLAARGLQPSNQGGDTEFVEVSAKKHLNLDKLEEMICLVADVNEQKAQPDRPAVGTVIEAKLDRGRGAVASILVQNGTLKLGDSYIVGNTFGKIRAMFDDRGRPIETAGPSTPVEILGLEGMPDAGDTFIVMADRDKAKGIAQYRKMKEREAQLAKSARVSLEGLAEQIKQAGTKDLNLIVKGDVQGSVEVIAEDLQHMSTEKIRVRVLHSGVGAITESDVLLASASNAVIIGFNVRPDRNSAEVAARENVEIRLHSIIYELRDEIEKAMYGLLDPVFKENYSGRAEVLNVFKITKVGQIAGCRVTDGLIKRSSQARLLRDGVEVWKGKISSLKRFKDDVSEVRDGVECGIDLAGHKDIRVGDIIETYTTEKLEAELGQNTLAAKKAEKAEKEREALATNA is encoded by the coding sequence ATGAGTAAAGTTCGCATTAACGATCTGGCACGGGAACTGGAAGTAAAAAGCAGGCCGATTCTTGACGCGCTCGAAGCGCTCGGGGTGACGGGCAAGACCCACTCGAGTTCGATCGAAGAGGATCAGGCCGAGCGGGTCCGTGGATACTTCAACGGCGGCAACCGTGGCAGCAGCGCCAACCGTCCCGCAGAGCCAGCGCGCCGGTTCAACCTCTCGAACGTATCGAAGCCAGGTGATGCCATGCGGGCAATCCTCGAGCGCAAGCAGGCTGAGAACGCAGCCAAGAACGCCCCGCCGCAACGGCCCGCTGTCGTAGCGGCCCCGGTAGCGGCTGCTCCGGCAGTTTCGGTAGCCCGGCCTGCGGTCGCTGCCCCCGTTGCGGGTGCACCCGCAACTTCGGTGGTTGCGGCTCCGGCACCAACTGCCGTTCCCGTGGCCCCGGCAGCTCCCGCCGCCGCAACTCCGGTTGCGACTGCTCCGGTTGCCCCTCGGGTTCAGCCGCCGGTTGCCGCCGCTCCCGCACCTAACACTCCTCCGGCTCCCCGGCGCATCGTGCCGCTGCCGAACCAGGGCGCTCGCATCGTCGCTCCCCCGCCCGCTGCTGGCGGACCGGCGATCGCCAGCCGTCCCCCGGCCCAGACCGTCGTCGTTCGGCCTCCGGTCGCCGGAGCAACTCCAGCTAACTCGCCGCTCTCGCGCCCTGCCGGGACTGCCCCGGTCGTCGTCGCGGCTCCGGCCCCCAGGCCCGCCGTGGCCGCTCCTGTAGCTGCCGCCTCTCCGACTCCAGCCGCGACTCCTGTGGCCGCAGCTCCGGCTGCTCCCGCAGCAGCCCAGCCCGCCGCACCGGCTCCCGCAACACCCGTAGCCGAGCCGGTAGCAGCAGCCACTGCTCCAGCCGCCGAAGCCCCTGCGGCTCCGGCACCACCCGCCACTCCGGCCGCTCCGGCGCGCCGCATCATCATGCCGCAGACCGGCCCGCGCCCCATCTACACCGCGCCCGCGCCGGTTCCCGGAGCACCTCCGCGCGGCCGTCCCATCTTCGAGCGTCCCCGACCCGGCTCCATGGGCGGACCCGGCGCTCCCGGCTCACGCCCCGGCATGGGTGGCCCCATGGCCCCCGGCGCACGCCGCCCCATGCACCCCACCCGCAGCTATCCCGGCGGGCCTTCGGGTCCTGGAGGTCCGGGTGGACCGCCGCGCCCCGGCTTTGCCCCCGGCTCCCGTCCCGGCTTCCCGCCGCGTCCGGGCTTCGGTGGACCGCGTCCCGGCGGAGCGCCCGGCGCTCCCGGAGCCATGCCCGGACCGGGTGAGACTCCCGGCGGACAGCGCCCGGCACGTCCCGGCCAGCGCCGCGGCGGACAGCGTTACGAGAAGGTGAAGGAAGGCCCGATGAAGGGCTTCCAGCCGCCACCGCGTTACGGCGGCATCCAGATGTCGCGCGAGCCCCTGCCGATCACCAAGACCATCACGGTGACCGAAGGCATCAGCGTGAAGGATCTGGCCGAGAAGCTCGACGTGCGCGGCAAGGATCTCATCGCGATCCTGCTGATGAAGGGTGTATTCGTCACGGTCAACCAGTCGCTCGACGGCGAGCTGGTGAAGGATGTCGCGCGCCAGTTCGGAGCCGACGCCCAGGTCATCTCGGTCGAAGAGCAGCTCGAGAACGAGGCCATCGAGGGCTTCCTCGAAGACACGACCGGCATGGTCGAGATCGTCCGCGCCCCGGTGGTCACCATCATGGGTCACGTCGACCACGGTAAGACCTCGCTGCTCGACGCGATCCGCTCGACCGACGTTGCAGGCGGCGAAGCGGGCGGCATCACGCAGCATATCGGAGCCTACAAGGTCCATGTGACGAAGCCGGATTCCCCGGCCTTCGGACGCGAGATCGTCTTCCTCGATACCCCTGGTCACGAGGCCTTCACCCGTATGCGTGCTCGCGGAGCCAAGGTGACCGACATCGTCGTCATCGTGGTCGCGGCCGACGACGGTGTGATGCCCCAGACGCTTGAGGCCATCGACCACGCACGCGCGGCCAAGGTGCCGATCATCGTCGCGGTCAACAAGATCGACAAGCCCGACGCCAACCCGGCCAAGATCATCCAGCAGCTCGCCGCACGCGGCCTGCAGCCTTCGAATCAGGGCGGCGACACCGAGTTCGTCGAAGTCTCGGCCAAGAAGCACCTGAACCTCGACAAGCTTGAGGAGATGATCTGCCTGGTCGCCGACGTGAACGAGCAGAAGGCGCAGCCGGATCGTCCGGCCGTCGGTACGGTCATCGAAGCCAAGCTCGACCGTGGCCGCGGTGCGGTCGCCTCGATCCTGGTGCAGAACGGAACCCTGAAGCTGGGCGACAGCTACATCGTCGGCAACACCTTCGGTAAGATCCGCGCCATGTTCGACGACCGTGGACGTCCCATCGAAACCGCAGGCCCCTCGACCCCGGTCGAGATCCTTGGACTCGAAGGGATGCCGGACGCAGGCGATACCTTCATCGTGATGGCGGACCGCGACAAGGCCAAGGGCATTGCGCAGTACCGCAAGATGAAGGAGCGCGAGGCGCAGTTGGCCAAGAGCGCGCGTGTCTCGCTCGAGGGCCTGGCGGAGCAGATCAAGCAGGCCGGAACGAAGGACCTGAACCTGATCGTCAAGGGCGACGTGCAGGGTTCGGTGGAGGTCATCGCCGAGGATCTGCAGCACATGTCGACCGAGAAGATCCGGGTGCGCGTACTGCACTCCGGCGTCGGCGCGATCACCGAGTCGGACGTACTGCTTGCCTCCGCTTCGAACGCCGTCATCATCGGCTTCAACGTGCGGCCCGACCGCAACTCTGCCGAGGTTGCCGCTCGCGAGAACGTCGAGATTCGTCTGCACTCGATCATCTACGAGCTGCGCGACGAGATCGAAAAGGCCATGTACGGTCTGCTCGATCCGGTCTTCAAGGAGAACTACTCCGGACGGGCCGAGGTGCTCAACGTCTTCAAGATCACCAAGGTCGGTCAGATTGCGGGTTGCCGCGTGACCGACGGCCTCATCAAGCGCAGTTCGCAGGCTCGCCTGCTGCGCGATGGTGTGGAGGTCTGGAAGGGCAAGATCAGCTCGCTCAAGCGCTTCAAGGACGACGTCTCCGAGGTTCGCGATGGCGTCGAGTGCGGTATCGATCTGGCCGGCCACAAGGATATCCGCGTGGGCGACATCATCGAGACCTACACGACCGAGAAGCTGGAGGCCGAGCTGGGGCAGAACACCCTGGCAGCCAAGAAGGCGGAAAAGGCCGAGAAGGAACGCGAGGCGCTCGCCACCAACGCGTAA
- a CDS encoding DUF6677 family protein, translating into MTTNVKTPARAAGNASALATIVLIAGWLIPGAGHLILKKWVRALLLFVSVVCMFSIGIALQGKIYSPNTGELLDMLGFAGDLGSGLLYVLARLFDWGITPPQIAMADYGTKFIVVAGLLNIVSAVDAHSLANGRKAS; encoded by the coding sequence ATGACAACCAACGTCAAAACCCCGGCCAGAGCCGCCGGTAACGCCTCCGCACTGGCAACCATCGTCCTCATCGCGGGCTGGCTCATCCCCGGAGCGGGCCACCTGATCCTGAAGAAGTGGGTCCGGGCGCTGCTGCTGTTCGTCTCGGTCGTCTGCATGTTCTCGATCGGCATTGCGCTCCAGGGCAAGATCTACTCGCCCAACACGGGCGAGCTGCTGGACATGCTGGGCTTCGCCGGTGACCTCGGCTCCGGCCTGCTCTATGTGCTGGCGCGGCTCTTCGACTGGGGCATCACCCCGCCGCAGATCGCAATGGCCGACTACGGGACCAAGTTCATCGTGGTCGCGGGGCTATTGAACATCGTCTCCGCTGTCGATGCGCACTCGCTGGCCAACGGAAGGAAGGCATCGTGA
- the infA gene encoding translation initiation factor IF-1: MSKEDAIEVMAVVVETLPNAMFKVELENKHQALAHVSGRMRKNFIRILPGDRVAIELSPYDLNRGRIVYRYK; encoded by the coding sequence TTGTCGAAGGAAGATGCAATTGAGGTTATGGCGGTAGTCGTCGAGACGCTGCCCAATGCGATGTTCAAGGTGGAGCTTGAGAATAAGCACCAGGCTCTCGCCCACGTCTCTGGACGTATGCGCAAGAACTTCATCCGCATCCTCCCCGGCGATCGGGTCGCGATCGAGCTCAGCCCCTACGATCTCAACCGCGGGCGCATCGTCTACCGCTATAAGTAG
- the rpsM gene encoding 30S ribosomal protein S13, protein MARIAGVDVPNNKQVRIGLTYIFGIGDSRAAKILAEANIDPIAKVGTLDEDQLNVIRQIIEKGGQIEGDLRKEISLNIKRLIEIQSYRGLRHRRSLPVRGQRTHTNARTRKGPRKGTVAGKKKATK, encoded by the coding sequence ATGGCACGTATTGCCGGAGTCGACGTACCGAACAACAAGCAGGTACGCATCGGCCTCACCTATATCTTTGGTATCGGGGACTCGCGCGCAGCGAAGATCCTGGCCGAGGCCAACATCGATCCGATCGCCAAGGTCGGCACGCTCGATGAAGATCAGCTCAACGTCATCCGTCAGATCATCGAGAAGGGCGGCCAGATCGAAGGCGACCTCCGCAAGGAGATCTCGCTGAACATCAAGCGTCTGATCGAGATCCAGTCCTACCGTGGCCTCCGCCATCGCCGCTCGCTCCCTGTCCGCGGCCAGCGCACCCACACCAACGCTCGCACGCGCAAGGGCCCCCGCAAGGGCACGGTTGCCGGCAAGAAGAAAGCGACCAAGTAA
- a CDS encoding DNA-directed RNA polymerase subunit alpha, producing the protein MLWRGFQKPKRLAVETETLTDKYGKFSAQPFERGFGTTIGNALRRTLLSSIEGAAVTAVRIEGVLHEFQSITGVVEDATDIILNLKQIPFKLAGDGPKALYLRSDAAGVVTSGLIEADGDVEILDKNVYICTISEGGKIDMEMRLKRGRGYISADKNFDADLGLGFIPVDSVHSPVRKVNYVVEAARLGQITDYDKLSIEIWTNGTVLPADALGLSAKLLKDHMTIFINFEEEMEAGHDGLHDGPAIRNENLNRSVEELELSVRSYNCLKNANIATIGELIQKTEAEMLKTKNFGRKSLNEIKEILAQMGLSLGMKIDENGNPQPGPTSVLPAATLAASFGNYDDDDEDDDEDDDLDLPIEPESF; encoded by the coding sequence ATGCTCTGGAGAGGTTTCCAAAAGCCCAAGCGTCTCGCCGTCGAGACCGAGACTCTCACCGATAAGTACGGCAAGTTCAGCGCTCAGCCCTTTGAGCGCGGCTTCGGTACGACCATCGGCAACGCGCTGCGGCGCACGCTGCTCTCGTCCATCGAGGGCGCGGCGGTTACGGCCGTCCGCATCGAAGGCGTGCTGCACGAGTTCCAGTCGATCACCGGCGTGGTTGAAGACGCGACCGACATCATCCTGAACCTGAAGCAGATTCCGTTCAAGCTCGCGGGCGATGGCCCCAAGGCGCTCTATCTGCGTTCGGATGCGGCTGGCGTGGTCACCTCGGGCCTGATCGAGGCTGATGGCGATGTCGAGATCCTCGACAAGAACGTGTACATCTGCACCATCTCCGAGGGCGGCAAGATCGACATGGAGATGCGGCTGAAGCGCGGTCGCGGCTACATCTCGGCGGACAAGAACTTCGACGCCGACCTGGGCCTGGGCTTCATTCCCGTGGATTCGGTTCACTCGCCTGTTCGTAAGGTCAACTACGTCGTCGAGGCGGCTCGTCTCGGTCAGATCACCGACTACGACAAGCTCTCGATCGAGATCTGGACGAACGGCACGGTGCTTCCCGCCGATGCTCTCGGCCTCTCGGCCAAGCTGCTGAAGGACCACATGACCATCTTCATCAACTTCGAGGAGGAGATGGAGGCCGGTCACGATGGCCTGCACGATGGTCCCGCGATCCGCAACGAGAACCTGAACCGTTCGGTTGAGGAGCTCGAGCTTTCGGTGCGCAGCTACAACTGCCTGAAGAATGCGAACATCGCCACCATCGGCGAGCTGATCCAGAAGACCGAAGCCGAGATGCTGAAGACCAAGAACTTCGGCCGCAAGTCGCTGAACGAGATCAAGGAGATCCTCGCGCAGATGGGTCTGTCGCTCGGCATGAAGATCGACGAGAACGGCAACCCGCAGCCCGGTCCGACCTCGGTCCTGCCTGCTGCTACGCTCGCCGCCAGCTTCGGCAACTACGATGATGACGACGAGGACGATGATGAGGACGACGATCTCGACCTCCCCATCGAGCCTGAGAGCTTCTAA
- the rpsD gene encoding 30S ribosomal protein S4 — MARYTGPVCRLCRRDGVKLFLKGPKCFTEKCPVEKRNFPPGQHGQSRKVKKVVGYGLQLREKQKAKRIYFTLETQFRAYYEKASNRTGVTGELLLQQLETRLDNVCYRLGLATSRRQARQVVRHGHIQVNGRKVNIPSFQCKVGDEIAIREGSKALGILETAKEFAGGLQSVTWLDINRDNLSGKVIALPKREDVQLPVNEQLIVELYSK; from the coding sequence ATGGCACGTTATACCGGACCCGTCTGCCGGCTCTGCCGCCGCGACGGCGTCAAGCTCTTTCTCAAAGGACCCAAGTGCTTTACCGAGAAGTGCCCCGTGGAGAAGCGTAACTTTCCTCCCGGCCAGCACGGCCAGTCGCGCAAGGTAAAGAAGGTTGTGGGCTACGGTCTGCAACTGCGCGAGAAGCAGAAGGCCAAGCGCATCTACTTCACGCTCGAGACCCAGTTCCGCGCCTACTACGAGAAGGCGTCGAACCGCACCGGCGTCACCGGCGAACTGCTGTTGCAGCAGCTCGAGACCCGCCTCGACAACGTCTGCTACCGCCTCGGTCTTGCCACCAGCCGCCGTCAGGCCCGCCAGGTCGTCCGTCACGGACACATCCAGGTCAACGGCCGCAAGGTGAACATCCCGAGCTTCCAGTGCAAGGTCGGCGATGAGATCGCGATTCGCGAGGGCTCGAAGGCTCTCGGAATCCTCGAGACCGCGAAGGAGTTCGCAGGTGGTCTCCAGTCCGTCACCTGGCTGGATATCAACCGCGACAACCTCTCCGGCAAGGTCATTGCCCTGCCGAAGCGCGAGGATGTTCAGCTCCCGGTCAACGAGCAGCTGATCGTCGAACTGTACAGCAAGTAG
- the rpmJ gene encoding 50S ribosomal protein L36 encodes MKVRASVKKICDKCKVIHRRGVVRVICENAKHKQRQG; translated from the coding sequence ATGAAGGTCCGTGCGTCAGTAAAGAAGATCTGTGACAAGTGCAAGGTGATCCATCGCCGTGGCGTGGTTCGCGTCATCTGCGAGAACGCCAAGCACAAGCAGCGCCAGGGCTAA
- a CDS encoding Xaa-Pro peptidase family protein codes for MNIDKIQSALRQQNLDGWLFYDHHHRDPLAYRILGLDANAHVTRRWFYLIPATGEPRKLVHRIESGRLDSLPGTLAAYSSWQELESELNTLLSGTTKLAMQYSPRNAIMYVSMVDAGTVELLREMGKQIVSSADLVSEFEAVLTDEQLETHYAAQKLVDEILAEAWLEMGRRVRSTGTNEYEMVEYLRQQMQAVGLVWEHGPNVSCGPNSADSHYDPTPESSRPIRRGDFVLIDLWAKLDRPDSIFYDITWTGVVDREPTERDQLIFTTVRDARDAAILTVEAAFREGRPIAGWEADDAARAVIREAGFGEWFTHRTGHNIAAELHGSGAHLDNLETHDERLILPNTCFSVEPGIYFPGEFGVRSEVNMIARRTSASVTGRIQRELVRI; via the coding sequence ATGAACATCGACAAGATTCAGTCGGCGCTGCGGCAACAGAACCTCGATGGCTGGCTCTTCTACGACCACCATCACCGCGACCCGCTGGCCTACCGGATCCTCGGCCTGGACGCGAACGCGCACGTCACCCGGCGCTGGTTCTACCTCATCCCCGCCACGGGCGAGCCGCGCAAACTGGTCCACCGGATCGAGTCGGGCCGTCTCGATTCCCTGCCCGGCACGCTCGCCGCTTACTCTTCGTGGCAAGAACTGGAGTCCGAGCTGAACACCCTGCTCTCAGGTACTACCAAGCTCGCCATGCAGTACTCCCCGCGCAACGCCATCATGTACGTCTCGATGGTGGACGCGGGCACCGTCGAGCTGCTGCGCGAGATGGGCAAGCAGATCGTCAGCTCCGCCGACCTGGTCAGCGAGTTCGAGGCCGTCCTGACCGACGAGCAGCTCGAGACCCACTACGCCGCACAGAAGCTGGTCGATGAGATCCTCGCCGAAGCATGGCTCGAGATGGGCCGTCGCGTCCGCAGCACGGGCACCAACGAATACGAGATGGTCGAGTACCTGCGCCAGCAGATGCAGGCCGTCGGCCTCGTCTGGGAGCACGGCCCCAACGTGAGCTGCGGCCCCAACAGCGCGGACTCGCACTACGACCCTACGCCCGAAAGCTCGCGGCCCATCCGTCGCGGCGACTTCGTCCTCATCGACCTCTGGGCAAAACTCGACCGCCCCGACTCCATCTTCTACGACATCACCTGGACCGGCGTCGTCGACCGCGAGCCGACCGAGCGCGACCAGCTCATCTTCACCACCGTCCGCGACGCCCGGGACGCGGCGATCTTGACGGTCGAAGCCGCCTTCCGCGAAGGCCGCCCCATCGCCGGTTGGGAGGCGGATGACGCCGCCCGCGCCGTCATCCGTGAAGCCGGATTCGGCGAGTGGTTCACCCACCGGACTGGTCATAATATCGCCGCCGAGCTGCACGGCAGCGGCGCCCACCTCGACAACCTCGAGACCCACGACGAGCGCCTGATCCTGCCCAACACCTGCTTCTCGGTCGAGCCGGGCATCTACTTCCCCGGAGAGTTCGGCGTGCGCAGCGAGGTCAACATGATCGCCCGCCGCACCTCCGCCAGCGTCACCGGCCGTATCCAGCGAGAGCTGGTAAGAATCTGA
- a CDS encoding ectonucleotide pyrophosphatase/phosphodiesterase, whose amino-acid sequence MLNKSLLIAAVALFPALSAFAQKPAPLVIISLDGMRPDYVTHADEHGLKVPTLRTFLTQGTWAEGVEGVIPTVTYPSHTTIVTGVWPVEHGIYSNVRFDPLGEHPGVWYWEFSAIEVETLYQAASKAGLRTGAVSWPVTVGAPIDYNIAEHAQSEETATPAISPYNPPDILERLHIHPAKDADTDETKTAEAVAILRQDKPDLMLVHLANLDHQEHQHSPFSPEANAALEKLDVQVHQIEQAALAVDPATRIAIVSDHGFYRIDHIIHLNALFTKAGLITLGHRKAGEDDAPVLSWKAEAWTAGGSCAILLHDTDDAATLAKVKAVLDKAKANPKLGIAQILSHDEIAARGGFPNAAFLVEFKEGFGSGGNTSGAVVEDSPHTGTHGYLPSTPAMRSAFMLKGRGIAAGRDLKVIDMRQIAPSFAEMLGVTLPAAKQPPVHYQP is encoded by the coding sequence ATGCTGAACAAGTCCCTGCTCATCGCTGCCGTGGCGCTGTTCCCGGCCCTGTCCGCCTTTGCCCAGAAGCCCGCGCCGCTGGTCATCATCTCGCTCGACGGCATGAGGCCTGATTACGTTACCCACGCCGATGAGCACGGCCTCAAGGTGCCCACTCTCCGCACCTTCCTCACCCAGGGCACCTGGGCCGAGGGTGTCGAAGGCGTCATCCCCACCGTCACCTACCCCAGCCACACCACCATCGTCACTGGCGTCTGGCCGGTCGAGCACGGCATCTATAGCAACGTGCGCTTCGACCCGCTCGGCGAGCACCCCGGCGTCTGGTACTGGGAGTTCAGCGCCATCGAGGTCGAGACGCTCTATCAGGCTGCCAGCAAGGCCGGGCTTCGAACCGGTGCCGTGAGCTGGCCGGTGACGGTCGGCGCGCCCATCGACTACAACATCGCCGAGCATGCGCAGTCCGAGGAGACGGCCACGCCCGCCATCTCGCCCTACAACCCGCCGGACATCCTTGAGCGGCTGCACATCCACCCCGCCAAAGACGCCGATACAGACGAGACCAAAACCGCCGAGGCAGTCGCGATTCTGCGGCAGGACAAGCCCGACCTGATGCTGGTCCATCTGGCCAACCTCGACCATCAGGAGCACCAGCACAGCCCCTTCAGCCCCGAGGCCAACGCCGCGCTCGAGAAGCTCGACGTGCAGGTCCACCAGATCGAGCAGGCCGCGCTGGCGGTCGATCCCGCGACCCGGATCGCCATTGTCTCCGACCACGGCTTCTACCGCATCGATCACATCATCCACCTCAACGCGCTCTTCACCAAGGCTGGGCTGATTACGCTGGGGCACAGGAAAGCCGGAGAGGATGACGCCCCTGTACTCTCCTGGAAGGCCGAGGCATGGACAGCGGGCGGAAGCTGCGCCATCCTGCTCCACGACACCGACGACGCCGCCACCCTGGCCAAAGTAAAGGCCGTACTGGACAAGGCGAAGGCCAACCCGAAGCTCGGCATCGCGCAGATCCTTTCGCACGACGAGATCGCGGCCCGCGGAGGCTTCCCCAATGCGGCGTTTCTGGTCGAGTTCAAGGAGGGCTTCGGCTCCGGCGGCAACACCAGCGGAGCCGTCGTCGAGGACTCGCCCCACACCGGCACGCACGGCTATCTGCCTTCGACCCCGGCGATGCGCTCGGCGTTCATGCTCAAGGGCCGGGGCATTGCCGCTGGCCGCGACCTGAAGGTGATCGACATGCGCCAGATCGCGCCAAGCTTCGCCGAGATGCTCGGCGTTACGCTTCCCGCAGCCAAACAACCGCCCGTGCATTACCAGCCATAA